A single genomic interval of Pseudopipra pipra isolate bDixPip1 chromosome 29, bDixPip1.hap1, whole genome shotgun sequence harbors:
- the LOC135403901 gene encoding feather keratin 4-like, whose amino-acid sequence MSSYDLCPPGPCAPTPLANSCSEPCVGQCQDSTFLIQPPAVVVTLPGPILSSFPQSSTVGSSASAALGSALGSEGVPVSSGGSPGWGPWGSSRPSRRPNPSRGGFGEPC is encoded by the coding sequence ATGTCCTCCTATGACCTGTGTCCCCCTggcccctgtgcccccaccccgctggccaacagctgcTCCGAGCCCTGTgtggggcagtgccaggactccaCGTTCCTCATCCAGCCCCCGGCCGTGGTGGTGACGCTGCCCGGGCCCATCCTGagctccttcccccagagcaGCACCGTGGGCTCCTCGGCCTCGGCCGCCCTGGGCAGCGCCCTCGGCTCCGAGGGGGTTCCCGTCTCCTCCGGGGGCTCCCCGGGAtgggggccctgggggtccaGCCGGCCCTCCCGGCGCCCCAACCCCTCCAGGGGTGGCTTTGGGGAGCCCTGCTGA